A region of Allocoleopsis franciscana PCC 7113 DNA encodes the following proteins:
- a CDS encoding GNAT family N-acetyltransferase, whose product MVQQPQLDYAVTWVNRMADIPQSAWDELAQPLKTPFLEWEWLNNLETSGSATAKTGWLPNHLTVWRDRQLIAAAPFYIKGHSYGEFVFDQQWADLSHRLGIRYYPKLLGMTPFTPATGYRFLIAPGEDEDRLTEQMVIAIDHFCDQNRISGCHFLFVDPEWRPVLERHGFTSWLHHSYIWQNKGFQTFDDYLSVFNANQRRNIKRERKAVTTTGLRLDILRGEEIPKSLFPSIYGFYSSTCDKFMWGSKYLTRKFFEQLYPNYSDRVLLVAAYREDNNRHPVGMSFCINKGDQLYGRYWGCFEEFDCLHFDACYYTPIEWGIANGIQMFDPGAGGRHKRRRGFPATANHSLHRFYNARFTQILRHYIGEINVMEQEEIDAINQDLPFTKREINLTIQD is encoded by the coding sequence ATGGTTCAACAACCCCAGCTTGACTATGCCGTGACTTGGGTCAACCGGATGGCAGACATTCCCCAATCCGCTTGGGATGAGCTTGCCCAGCCCTTGAAGACCCCTTTCCTAGAGTGGGAGTGGTTGAACAATCTAGAAACCTCAGGGAGTGCTACAGCAAAAACTGGGTGGTTACCGAATCACCTCACCGTGTGGCGAGATAGACAGCTTATAGCCGCTGCACCTTTCTACATCAAAGGCCACAGTTACGGAGAGTTTGTTTTTGACCAGCAGTGGGCGGATTTATCTCACCGCTTAGGGATACGCTACTACCCCAAACTGCTGGGAATGACGCCGTTTACCCCAGCTACCGGTTATCGGTTTTTGATCGCACCGGGAGAAGATGAAGACCGGCTGACGGAACAAATGGTAATTGCGATCGACCATTTTTGTGACCAGAACCGGATTAGTGGCTGTCACTTTTTGTTTGTTGACCCCGAATGGCGTCCCGTCCTAGAACGTCATGGTTTTACCAGTTGGCTGCACCACAGCTACATTTGGCAAAACAAAGGCTTTCAGACCTTTGATGATTATCTTAGTGTCTTCAACGCTAATCAGCGCCGCAATATCAAACGGGAGCGCAAAGCTGTTACAACAACAGGTCTACGCTTAGATATTCTCAGGGGTGAAGAGATTCCTAAATCCCTGTTTCCTTCAATTTATGGCTTCTACAGCAGCACCTGCGACAAGTTTATGTGGGGGAGTAAGTATCTCACGCGCAAGTTTTTTGAGCAGTTATATCCCAACTATAGCGATCGCGTGTTGTTAGTGGCAGCTTATCGAGAGGACAATAACCGCCATCCGGTAGGCATGTCATTTTGTATCAACAAGGGTGACCAGCTTTATGGTCGCTATTGGGGTTGTTTTGAGGAATTTGATTGCCTGCATTTCGACGCTTGTTACTACACGCCGATTGAGTGGGGAATTGCCAATGGCATTCAGATGTTTGACCCCGGTGCGGGTGGGCGTCACAAAAGACGGCGCGGTTTTCCGGCAACAGCTAACCACAGTCTGCACCGATTTTATAATGCGCGGTTTACTCAAATTTTGCGGCACTACATCGGTGAGATTAATGTCATGGAACAAGAGGAAATCGACGCGATTAATCAGGATTTACCCTTTACCAAACGGGAGATTAACCTCACCATTCAGGATTAA
- a CDS encoding RibD family protein → MPSHFAIPRPHTTVVLAMSADGKIADVARSPARFSSSADRTHLETQIALADGVLFGANTLRAYGTTLGISNPKLLQLRQQGGVPPQPVQIVCSGSADFDPQLRFFRQQVPRWLLTTAGGAQHWQKEQASGVERFERILVADTSTGEMDWKNAFQQLIQLGVERLALLGGGELVAALLAADLIDEFWLTICPLILGGRTAPTPVAGEGFFSHLARPLELLTVQTIEHEVFLHYRLQRS, encoded by the coding sequence ATGCCTTCTCACTTTGCCATCCCTCGACCCCATACAACCGTTGTTCTCGCCATGAGTGCTGATGGCAAGATTGCAGACGTGGCGCGATCGCCTGCTCGATTTTCGTCTTCTGCTGATCGCACCCATCTGGAAACACAAATTGCTCTGGCTGACGGCGTCTTGTTTGGTGCCAATACACTCCGTGCCTATGGCACCACCCTGGGCATCTCCAATCCCAAATTACTGCAACTGCGACAACAAGGGGGTGTGCCACCGCAGCCGGTACAAATTGTTTGCTCGGGTTCTGCTGATTTTGACCCCCAATTGCGCTTTTTTCGCCAACAGGTTCCCCGTTGGTTACTAACAACCGCAGGGGGTGCCCAACATTGGCAGAAAGAACAGGCATCGGGTGTTGAACGTTTTGAGCGAATTTTGGTAGCGGATACATCCACAGGCGAGATGGATTGGAAGAATGCCTTTCAACAGTTAATTCAATTGGGCGTCGAACGCTTAGCCCTCTTGGGAGGCGGTGAACTAGTCGCTGCACTCCTGGCCGCCGATTTAATTGATGAATTTTGGCTAACCATTTGCCCGTTGATTTTAGGCGGTAGAACCGCTCCAACGCCAGTGGCGGGAGAGGGATTTTTCTCACACTTAGCGAGACCTCTGGAACTTTTGACGGTTCAGACGATCGAACATGAGGTCTTTCTGCATTATCGGCTGCAACGCTCGTAA